A genomic window from Streptomyces sp. HUAS YS2 includes:
- a CDS encoding ATP-dependent DNA helicase, producing MTKPSLPDLLHAAVSAVGGMERPGQVAMAEAVAEAIDDNSHLLVQAGTGTGKSLGYLVPALAHGERVVVATATLALQRQLVERDLPRTVDALHPQLRRRPEFAMLKGRSNYLCLHRLHEGVPQDEEEGLFDPFEAAAPTSKLGQDLLRLRDWADETETGDRDDMTPGVSDRAWAQVSVSSRECLGATKCAYGAECFAEAARERAKLAEVVVTNHALLAIDAIEGAPVLPQHEVLIVDEAHELVSRVTGVATGELTPSQVNRAVKRAAKLVDEKIADQLQTAAEGFERLMELALPGRLEEIPEDLGYAMMALRDASRNVISALGTTRDKSVQDEDAVRKQALASVESVHGVAERITHGSEYDVVWYERHDRFGASLRVAPLSVSGLLREKLFAERSVVLTSATLKLGGDFNGVGASLGLAPEGTEGDDIPVWKGIDVGSPFDYPKQGIMYVAKHLAKPARDGDRTDMLDELTELIQAAGGRTLGLFSSMRAAQLAAEELRTRIPEFPVLLQGEDTLGELIKAFAVDPQTCLFGTLSLWQGVDVPGPNCQLVVMDKIPFPRPDDPLMSARQKAVEEAGGNGFMAVAATHAALLMAQGAGRLVRATGDRGVVAVLDPRLATARYGSYLKASMPDFWYTTDRNQVRKSLSAIDAAAKTAEA from the coding sequence ATGACGAAGCCATCCCTCCCCGATCTCCTCCATGCCGCCGTCTCCGCCGTGGGCGGCATGGAGCGGCCCGGCCAGGTCGCCATGGCCGAGGCGGTCGCCGAAGCCATCGACGACAACTCCCACCTGCTGGTCCAGGCCGGCACCGGCACGGGTAAGTCGCTCGGCTACCTGGTGCCCGCGCTCGCGCACGGGGAGCGCGTGGTCGTCGCCACGGCCACCCTGGCGCTCCAGCGCCAGCTCGTCGAGCGCGACCTGCCACGGACGGTCGACGCGCTGCACCCGCAGCTGCGCCGCCGTCCCGAGTTCGCGATGCTCAAGGGGCGGTCGAACTACCTGTGCCTGCACCGCCTCCACGAGGGCGTGCCGCAGGACGAGGAGGAGGGCCTCTTCGATCCGTTCGAGGCGGCCGCGCCCACCAGCAAGCTGGGCCAGGACCTGCTCCGGCTGCGGGACTGGGCGGACGAGACGGAGACCGGCGACCGGGACGACATGACGCCGGGTGTCTCGGACCGCGCCTGGGCACAGGTCTCGGTCTCCTCCCGCGAGTGCCTGGGCGCGACCAAGTGCGCGTACGGCGCGGAGTGCTTCGCCGAGGCGGCGCGCGAGCGCGCCAAGCTCGCCGAGGTGGTGGTGACCAACCACGCGCTGCTCGCCATCGACGCGATCGAGGGCGCCCCGGTCCTGCCGCAGCACGAGGTGCTGATCGTCGACGAGGCCCACGAGCTGGTCTCCCGGGTCACCGGTGTCGCCACCGGCGAGCTCACCCCGAGCCAGGTGAACCGCGCCGTGAAGCGGGCCGCGAAGCTGGTGGACGAGAAGATCGCGGACCAGCTGCAGACCGCCGCGGAGGGCTTCGAGCGGCTGATGGAGCTGGCCCTGCCGGGCCGCCTGGAGGAGATCCCCGAGGACCTCGGCTACGCCATGATGGCGCTGCGCGACGCCTCCCGGAACGTGATCAGCGCCTTGGGCACGACACGCGACAAGTCGGTCCAGGACGAGGACGCCGTCCGCAAGCAGGCCCTGGCCTCGGTGGAGTCGGTGCACGGCGTCGCCGAGCGGATCACGCACGGCTCCGAGTACGACGTCGTCTGGTACGAGCGGCACGACCGCTTCGGAGCCTCGCTGCGGGTGGCCCCGCTCTCCGTCTCGGGCCTGCTGCGCGAGAAGCTCTTCGCCGAGCGGTCGGTGGTCCTGACCTCGGCGACCCTGAAGCTCGGCGGTGACTTCAACGGCGTGGGGGCCTCACTCGGGCTCGCCCCGGAGGGCACGGAGGGCGACGACATCCCGGTGTGGAAGGGCATCGACGTCGGCTCGCCGTTCGACTACCCGAAGCAGGGGATCATGTACGTCGCGAAGCACCTGGCCAAGCCGGCCAGGGACGGCGACCGCACGGACATGCTGGACGAGCTGACCGAGCTGATCCAGGCGGCCGGTGGGCGGACGCTGGGGCTGTTCTCCTCGATGCGCGCGGCGCAGCTGGCGGCGGAGGAGCTGCGCACCCGGATCCCCGAGTTCCCGGTGCTGCTCCAGGGCGAGGACACCCTCGGCGAGCTGATCAAGGCATTCGCCGTCGACCCGCAGACCTGCCTGTTCGGCACGCTGTCGCTCTGGCAGGGCGTGGACGTGCCGGGGCCCAACTGCCAGCTGGTCGTCATGGACAAGATCCCCTTCCCGCGCCCCGACGACCCGCTGATGAGCGCCCGGCAGAAGGCCGTGGAGGAGGCGGGCGGCAACGGCTTCATGGCCGTCGCGGCGACGCATGCGGCGCTGCTCATGGCGCAGGGCGCCGGCCGGCTCGTACGGGCCACGGGGGACCGTGGCGTCGTCGCCGTGCTGGACCCCCGGCTGGCCACGGCCCGCTACGGCAGCTACCTGAAGGCCTCGATGCCGGACTTCTGGTACACGACGGACCGCAACCAGGTCCGCAAGTCGCTCTCCGCGATCGACGCCGCCGCGAAGACGGCCGAGGCCTGA